The Megalobrama amblycephala isolate DHTTF-2021 linkage group LG16, ASM1881202v1, whole genome shotgun sequence genome includes the window AACTGAGAACCATCCAAACCATCGATCAGTGCAAACGTTTTAGGATCATGCCCAAACGTtatgtcaatcaagccaaaccgaaATTTGaaggctgatctctcaggttgacgcgcaAGCTGGGCTGACTTGAattaagttttcgtgaggatttatagtttatggacttttttgatttcggtaaatacatctagaaaggtaaaagcattgatggcatctataaaacaGATATCTGAAAGCCAGTgaggaggacgcacgagaggagacctgcgcgtttaattggtatgtgtactgtaatactgcatttacaagGCTTATCAGTGGCGTGCATTTTTATCGTGAAAGTTAAAGTAGCCTACCCTTTGCGGTTGCGTCGCGGTGCCCCCGTGTTCCCATTTCTCCCGATGTCCATTGCAATTTATTTACTTCCTTTCCcgcgagcctttcaaagaaaCTCCATGAGCGGAAAGACGCGTTCGGCGCATACTTGCATCGCCCGTGGTCAAGTGCAAGCCACTTCACAGACACAGATATGaacacatgatgatgcgagCGAAATACCGTTTGAAAAAGAGTTGAATGTTCTCCATAACAGAGCGAATTACATCCCGTGTCTCgcttcggttttcgatttctctaacctacaatgtaaaactcggcgcttagcatctacgtcatggctctcagcccgccctctgttcgttgattggcccggctgtttccagaccggtggcaaacacaaagctctgacgctgtctcagactgagtacagaagcgaaatgaaattgagcggaagtaggaagtctgacgtagtcaggctaagaagtttctgtccctccatagagatccaacacaactaccactccaaggtccagaaagataggattaaagtactccatgtgactccagttgcttaaactcaattttatgaagtgatgtGAGTGCTTCgtttgtgaaaataaataaataaataaataatttaccaCATTATTCATGTAGTTAGTcatgtaagtggttaaatatacttgcacctcagctcagaatgcttttatgacgcaACATTAATGTAAACGAATACCACTGtgaacacccttgtaattcgcttcaaccttttcgacttttatgaatgattattttaggtttaagtggtgAGTGTAAAAGAactggaagcaagcagagtgcaagtgtttctaaagcataatgccatctgctgttaaaaattaAGCTCTGAATCAATTTGAGAGAGAATCGTGAAAcatttggaaaatatcagaatcgacACAGATTCTTTGTATCACGaatcgatgtattgtcccagccctagtaaCCTGATTTGTGCACTTTACTCACTTTAAGGAAAGGCTTGCTTACAGCtcaaaagtaataataataacttaataAGTATATAATTTTGTTCTAACACAGAATTTATACTGCATTTATGTATTAGTTAATGTGGGGCCTAATATATTAGCAAGAAAATGATTGAAAACTTTAAATGGACAAATGCTATGTGCAGTTCTACCTATGAGCATAGATGGACATCATTTTAACATTAGAGAAAAGCAGCCTTTAGAGAGCTTGttaaaactgttttcaatgtTTGTGGTCAATGCAATTAGCATGAGACCAGTGTCCATATATAGCAAACCAAATCGTTTACGGAATACAATGGGAAACATAGAAAGAGAGAACATGGTAAGATTTCAACGGTGAATTATTCAACAAAATCAATGCATGCTGCTGCTAGAGGATATTTCCTTTGTGCAGCTGAACAAACCTCAAGTAAAACTGTATAACATACTTGGATAATGTTATAAGTTATGTGGTGGGTTTTCTCATTTTCAGAATTCATGACAGTTTAAATTAATACagcttttatatattattattattattattataaactaCTCCATAATAATTGCATATCATTCCAGATGCAGCCACCGCTGGAGAATGTGTCCAGTGTCTTAGTATTTACACTCTCTGGACTTAATGAAACACTTGAAAAcagatttgtgtttttttccctcACTGCACTGTTTTATCCCCTAATGGTGTTGTGTAATGTAGTTGTAATTTTCACTATAATCTCACAAAAGACGCTTCATGAGCCAATGTatgcttttatatttaatttgtgtaTAAATGCACTTTATGGCACTGCTGGATTCTACCCTAAATTCATGCATGATTTATTAGCAGAGGATCACATTATTTCTTATGTTGGATGTATGATTCAGATATTTGTCATTTATACATCTGTTTTATGTGACCTTACAACATTAACAGTGATGGCATATGACAGATATGTGGCAATATGTAGACCACTGGAGTATCATTCAataatgaccaatcagagggtTCTTGAATGTATCCTTTTCTGCTGGCTGCTTccatgtttttgtatgtttgttttaattgtattaacAGCTAGACTCACTTTATGTGGCTCTACCATTGAAAAGTTATATTGTGAGATTTGGGCAGTTGCAAAACTGTCGTGTTTTTCTACAACAGTAAATAATGTGTTTGGGTACATTGTTATTGTTACATACTTTGCACATGCAGTATTGATATATTGCTCATATATTCAGTTGATTAGAAAGTGCCTAAAGTCAATAGAGGTCAGGCAAAAATTCATGCAAACATGTATGCCACATCTGCTTTCATTGTTCATTTTGCTTATTGCATTGTTTTTTGATGTACTGTACAGTCGTTATGGCTCAAAGAATGTGCCTCAAGGTGTGCGTAATTTCATGGCCATGGAATTATTGCTTATACCACCCATTTTGAACCCATTTATTTATGGACTAAATCTGACAACAATACGGCAGGAAATTTTGAGGCTTTTTTTCAAGAAACAAGTGAGAATATCTGAGtaaatatttagtcaaaagATCCTATGCCTTTCTTGTCTGTGACCCTTATAATCTCAGAATCAGAATGAGCTTTTTTTCACTAAGTGTGCACAAACACGCAAGGAATTTATTGTGGTTTTTCAGGAGCTCTtggtacatacatacataaatatacatgACACGAGAAcagaaagaacatttaaaataaggctaaggaaaaaaaaaacaataaaaataatgtggTATACATCTGGAACAGAAGACTTATGTACAGATTTGTGcattgtgtactgtatgtacagCTGTATAAATAGTTTTTGTGCTTATATGTTCTAGTGGACAGATATCCATAACGTCTGCCTGAGGGCAGAAGTACAAACAGTTTGTGTCTGGGATGACACAATATCTTCTGCTATCTGATTTGCTGGNNNNNNNNNNNNNNNNNNNNNNNNNNNNNNNNNNNNNNNNNNNNNNNNNNNNNNNNNNNNNNNNNNNNNNNNNNNNNNNNNNNNNNNNNNNNNNNNNNNNNNNNNNNNNNNNNNNNNNNNNNNNNNNNNNNNNNNNNNNNNNNNNNNNNNNNNNNNNNNNNNNNNNNNNNNNNNNNNNNNNNNNNNNNNNNNNNNNNNNNNNNNNNNNNNNNNNNNNNNNNNNNNNNNNNNNNNNNNNNNNNNNNNNNNNNNNNNNNNNNNNNNNNNNNNNNNNNNNNNNNNNNNNNNNNNNNNNNNNNNNNNNNNNNNNNNNNNNNNNNNNNNNNNNNNNNNNNNNNNNNNNNNNNNNNNNNNNNNNNNNNNNNNNNNNNNNNNNNNNNNNNNNNNNNNNNNNNNNNNNNNNNNNNNNNNNNNNNNNNNNNNNNNNNNNNNNNNNNNNNNNNNNNNNNNNNNNNNNNNNNNNNNNNNNNNNNNNNNNNNNNNNNNNNNNNNNNNNNNNNNNNNNNNNNNNNNNNNNNNNNNNNNNNNNNNNNNNNNNNNNNNNNNNNNNNNNNNNNNNNNNNNNNNNNNNNNNNNNNNNNNNNNNNNNNNNNNNNNNNNNNNNNNNNNNNNNNNNNNNNNNNNNNNNNNNNNNNNNNNNNNNNNNNNNNNNNNNNNNNNNNNNNNNNNNNNNNNNNNNNNNNNNNNNNNNNNNNNNNNNNNNNNNNNNNNNNNNNNNNNNNNNNNNNNNNNNNNNNNNNNNNNNNNNNNNNNNNNNNNNNNNNNNNNNNNNNNNNNNNNNNNNNNNNNNNNNNNNNNNNNNNNNNNNNNNNNNNNNNNNNNNNNNNNNNNNNNNNNNNNNNNNNNNNNNNNNNNNNNNNNNNNNNNNNNNNNNNNNNNNNNNNNNNNNNNNNNNNNNNNNNNNNNNNNNNNNNNNNNNNNNNNNNNNNNNNNNNNNNNNNNNNNNNNNNNNNNNNNNNNNNNNNNNNNNNNNNNNNNNNNNNNNNNNNNNNNNNNNNNNNNNNNNNNNNNNNNNNNNNNNNNNNNNNNNNNNNNNNNNNNNNNNNNNNNNNNNNNNNNNNNNNNNNNNNNNNNNNNNNNNNNNNNNNNNNNNNNNNNNNNNNNNNNNNNNNNNNNNNNNNNNNNNNNNNNNNNNNNNNNNNNNNNNNNNNNNNNNNNNNNNNNNNNNNNNNNNNNNNNNNNNNNNNNNNNNNNNNNNNNNNNNNNNNNNNNNNNNNNNNNNNNNNNNNNNNNNNNNNNNNNNNNNNNNNNNNNNNNNNNNNNNNNNNNNNNNNNNNNNNNNNNNNNNNNNNNNNNNNNNNNNNNNNttttttttttttcattggtcaGATATAGATGCTGgagtcttaaaggattagttcactttaaaatgaaaattactccatAATTTACTTAACCTcatgccatcctaggtgtatatgaatttcttctttcagacaaatacaatcagatttataatggcagtgcatgGGTACAACCTGTTTGAAACTATAAaaagcatccatccatcataaatgtactccacatggctctggggTGTAATAAAgcccttctgaagtgaaacgatgcatttgtgtaagaaaaatatccatatttaacacattataaagtaaaataactagcttccgccagaccgccttccgtattcaacttatgaaaaagTTTGTTAAaagtaagttgaatacggaaggcgtaggacatagcgTAAGTGTTTTGATCTGCGAGAGCCATTACACTATCTTCccaagttgaatacggaaggcggtctagcggaagctagatattttactttataaattgttaaatatggaaTTTTTTCTTATACAAACACTtttcttcagaaggcctttatttacccccccagagccgtgtggagtacgtttataaatgatggatgcactttcttgaatttcaaacaggtggtttctgtgttctgccattataaatcttaggagcatcagggtgattattaatattactctGATTGTATTTGTCATATACAgtaaggatggcttgagggtgactaAATCACggggcaattttcattttaaatggtctttacttaaaggtgccatagaattaaatttgaatttaccatGGCATAGCTGattaacaagagttcagtacatggaaatgacatacagtaagtctcaaacaccattgtttcctccttcttatgtaaatctcatttgtttaaaagacctccgaagaacaggcgaatctcaacataacacagactgtgacgcaacagtcaggatcattaatatgtacgcccccaaattCATGCATAttccagcccatgttcaaggcattagacaagccagtattaatgtctggatctgtgcacagcagaatcaacagactttatgcaggtaagcaagcaaggacaacagcggaaaatggcagatggagcaataataactgacatgatatttttatttttagtgatatttgtaaattgtctttctaaatgtttcgttagcatgttgctaatgtactgttaaatgtggttaaagttaccattgtttcttactgtattcacagagacaagagcagtcactattttcattattaaacacttgcagtctatataattcataaacaacttcattctttataaatctctccaacagtgtgtaacgttagctttagcccgttagccacggagcatagcctcaaactcattcagaatcaaatgtaaacatccaaataaatactatacttacataatcggttatgctgcatgatgaacactttgtaaagatccattttgagggttatattaactgtgtgaactttgtttatgcaatgtattatagagtcgcgagcttgggggTGGGGaccgcgagcatttaaaggggaagcacgctgaatctgtgtatatttaatgatgccccaaaataggcagttaaaaaatgaatttaaaaaaaatctttggggtattttgagctgaaacttcacatacacacattgGCAGAAACTCTGTTTCTTTGCAGAGTCCAGAGTTCCCAGCATCAACAAGAGGGTCCAGTTGAAATGCTGTGGGTCACCTTGAAGATGGTAGGGTGAAATGTTCTGGATTCCTGAATGGCTAAAATTATGAAAAACTCATGTATTAAAGTGTCCCaaattatgtttaataaaattaaaagttcttaattttatttcggaggtctcctacaataggtttatatggatccaaggtcaaaaacactcTCAGTAgatacattgcagcatcacctcttttctgACAGTCTCTAAAACGACTTAATCAAGGATCCAGTCTCTCTAAACTCCTTCTTTCTAAGAGTCTATTCTGCTATGATTTGTCAGATGACTCTGTCTGTTGAGATTGGTCTACCACTTACAGCatgtgtcagaaatgtcagctATGGAGGCATCCTCAGCACTTGTACACATAGTGATTCGAACAGTAACGATGGTATcagttttacctttttttttttttttttttcattcaggggacaccttagacttatattacatctctGACTCCACTCACCAAACAGGTTTGCCATGTGGTTTGAAGCCACAAAGGGCACACAATGGACACACAATTGACAAAATTGAGCAAATCTTCTGATTGAAAGATGTTTGTGTACATACAAAATATGCAAACTTACCTATTAAGGTATACATGAATGCATAGGTAAAAGTTCAGTATAACTCAATGATGTTTGGTCTTGTTTTCAGTACGATGCCTAGGTTAATCTGAaattggtttggaaagtgaaaTATGCATAGAAAAAAACCTTTAAGACATTGTTCTAAACATGAACTTTAAGCTCTGCAAATGAACCTCATGCAAGAGAGGGGCCATCCAGTGGCCACCTTTGacagcatcagccaatcaaaacattGGATCTGAAAGGTGCCAATTtgcatttttcttcttttcggGACAGATTAAATAGTTTGTCTCTGAGACAGAGAATTGTTCCAGTTTGTCGGGTTGCTGCAGTTTCCCGTTCTGGTTCCAGGCTCCAGTTCCTGTTCCAGTCCCGGTCCCAAgatgtgctaagctaactaagCTAAGCCCGACTCTATAGAGTTGTGAATTTGCTCTCTCAAGACTCTGAAGCTTTAATGAGAGAAACAAGGAAGTTCTGCAAGAAGTGAACTTGGGAAGTCTGAAAACTGCAACGCAGACAACGACGACAAGCTTAGACccatcttcaaaatatcttctacaCCAACTTCAAAATCCTCTCATTAGAGATCCTCCAGATCTGCATGTTCCAGACTGCCCAGATCTGCACCGACTTCAGAATCTTCTCATCAGAGATCCTTCCATCTGCATGTTACAGATTGCACAGATCTTCTACACAGACATCAGAACCTTCAACTTCAAGGATTTTTCTTCGGCGTGTTCCAGAAAAAGAACCTTCTCTGTGTTTCAGGAGTTCAACGTTCAAGTACTTTGTGTTCAAGGCTGTGAAACGTATTCCAACTCCTTTCTTCTCACTGCAACGCTGCCCAGCTCAACAAGGGGAAGATGTCACCCTCGGATTCAGCACAACCAGGCAGATGTAAATATcacttaccaaacctctttccaggaAACCTTGGCAGTttataacaaataatctctTGGTTTATTTGTTGAATTCAGAATAAGGTTTACCTTATTTCTTCTAGAGAAActacagtttatctttccataagattaaCTTGTAACTGCCATAGTAACATCCAACTCAATCACTTGCACATATCAATCTTTTTGCAATTTATCCATTCAGTAGTTGTTAGTTACTATTGTCTCCTTTTGTtaataatatcatttattacacttctgtcttccttgtgttgataatacagaaagaggctctacaagttaacaatatctcacaaatccttcagattggtcagatgatgaacttcctccaatttatataattgtaattTAGTCAACAATCTTCCATGATTGATATTTCCTTGACTGGTTCCCCAAAATATCGAAATGAATCATCTGACAATCTCACACTCACCTTAGGTGATGTGAGACCAAAACctcattaataatattaatatttaagatcATAAATAACTATATTTGTGGTTCCCTCATGTGAGGCTAGTCCAAAACCACTACAAAGACCTAAGCAAAGCTGAGGTCTCCTGGCATGCAAGCTTCCCTACTACAGAGTCTCATTGCAAGTGCAAttgtacacatacacacattggCAGAAACTCTGTTTCTTTGCAGAGTCCAGAGTTCCCAGCATCAACAAGAGGGTCCAGTTGAAACGCTGTGGGTCACCTTGAAGATGGTAGGGTGAAATGTTCTGGATTCCTGAATGGCTAAAATTATGAAAAACTCATGTATTAAAGTGTCCCaaattatgtttaataaaattaaaagttcttaattttattttggaggtctcctacaataggtttatatgcatccaaggtcaaaaacactcTCAGTAgatacattgcagcatcacctcttttctgACAGTCTCTAAAACGACTTAATCAAGGATCCAGTCTCTCTAAACTCCTCCTTTCTAAGAGTCTATTCTGCTATGATTTGTCAGATGACTCTGTCTGTTGAGATTGGTCTACCACTTACAGCatgtgtcagaaatgtcagctATGGAGGCATCCTCAGCACTTGTACACATAGTGATTCGAACAGTAACGATGGTATcagttttacctttttttgtttttgtttttttcttctcaatTCCTCATCTTTTGGAAgcgcatgcaaagtggattggCTTTCATAGGgtagaaaacagcatcttctcgacATGTCAACAACATATGCTGGCATTTTGCAAATAGGTTCACTGGGATGACACCCCTGGTCTGGAGGGCCAAGGCAGAGCTGGAGGGACGAGGATGTCCGGCAGAGCCTGAGGGATGATGGGCCACAGGGGAGCTGAGGGAGTATGGAGCCGATGATTCGACAGGACGAGGTGAAGCCGGGGGATGAAGGGAGCCGGCAGAGATGAAGGTGAGGAGCTGGAGACATTTGCCAGAGGAGGAGGGAGAGGGAGACTGGGCAGTACCAGCGGCGATG containing:
- the LOC125249159 gene encoding olfactory receptor 1468-like isoform X1, giving the protein MGNIERENMMQPPLENVSSVLVFTLSGLNETLENRFVFFSLTALFYPLMVLCNVVVIFTIISQKTLHEPMYAFIFNLCINALYGTAGFYPKFMHDLLAEDHIISYVGCMIQIFVIYTSVLCDLTTLTVMAYDRYVAICRPLEYHSIMTNQRVLECILFCWLLPCFCMFVLIVLTARLTLCGSTIEKLYCEIWAVAKLSCFSTTVNNVFGYIVIVTYFAHAVLIYCSYIQLIRKCLKSIEVRQKFMQTCMPHLLSLFILLIALFFDVLYSRYGSKNVPQGVRNFMAMELLLIPPILNPFIYGLNLTTIRQEILRLFFKKQVRISE
- the LOC125249159 gene encoding olfactory receptor 1468-like isoform X2, which translates into the protein MQPPLENVSSVLVFTLSGLNETLENRFVFFSLTALFYPLMVLCNVVVIFTIISQKTLHEPMYAFIFNLCINALYGTAGFYPKFMHDLLAEDHIISYVGCMIQIFVIYTSVLCDLTTLTVMAYDRYVAICRPLEYHSIMTNQRVLECILFCWLLPCFCMFVLIVLTARLTLCGSTIEKLYCEIWAVAKLSCFSTTVNNVFGYIVIVTYFAHAVLIYCSYIQLIRKCLKSIEVRQKFMQTCMPHLLSLFILLIALFFDVLYSRYGSKNVPQGVRNFMAMELLLIPPILNPFIYGLNLTTIRQEILRLFFKKQVRISE